In Arsenophonus sp. aPb, one DNA window encodes the following:
- the ihfB gene encoding integration host factor subunit beta has protein sequence MTRSELIERLINQLAHIPAKLIEEAVKEMLDHMVITLAKGERIEIRGFGSFSLHYRAPRIGRNPKTGDKVDLKGKHVPHFKPGKELRDRVNIYA, from the coding sequence ATGACCAGGTCTGAATTAATTGAAAGACTTATTAACCAATTAGCTCATATACCAGCAAAACTTATTGAAGAAGCTGTGAAAGAAATGCTTGATCATATGGTAATAACACTTGCTAAGGGAGAGCGTATTGAGATCCGCGGATTCGGCAGTTTTTCTCTTCATTACCGTGCACCGCGCATCGGTCGTAATCCGAAAACGGGTGACAAAGTTGATTTGAAAGGAAAACATGTTCCTCACTTCAAGCCTGGTAAAGAATTACGTGATCGCGTTAATATTTATGCATAA